The following coding sequences lie in one Sedimentibacter sp. MB35-C1 genomic window:
- a CDS encoding M56 family metallopeptidase — protein sequence MINILFKEIFLASIIGSILFAFISCMKQLLKKLLDVTSSYRLWFLMILCLLIPFIPVNAPDFIKYNTPKAAEAPVDNIVKNINAIEIVQLAKDNINKNAYDKEIVLGDKTNFDINVYASIWLCGVMVYLIYMCAVNYKIRKMIAESKQDLDSDTLNVFNKCKHKMGIKKEITIASIEAIEQPCIYGFFKPVVLLSNKCLVKLSLSQKEYICIHELSHYLRKDNLTNWLLIALRIVYWFNPIIGYAINRMKEDCELVCDALTLSYINYNEHQKYAMTIIDLLDSALKTRYVLTTVSIINGRKRIERRINMIYDFKNPTKLKRFASCLVAFLIAGVSITTIYAFNNAENNFEDAVESNITNESNADKSTQEMTFTWPVPSYKTITSNYGLRSRSVYCTEEIDGKENIVYEECEIGNIKILAPKIEQDTLDNRVAFHNGIDIQAPIDEKIVASENGTILYSGFDNEYGKTIIINHEEENYSIYAHCNKLLVKEGEVITKGQEIAKSGSTGQSTGPHVHFSIVMDNKIKNPMEYLNVENLSEEN from the coding sequence ATGATTAATATATTATTTAAAGAAATATTTCTTGCTTCTATTATAGGGAGTATATTATTTGCCTTTATTTCTTGTATGAAACAGCTTTTAAAAAAGCTATTAGACGTTACCAGTTCTTATAGACTTTGGTTTTTAATGATACTGTGTCTTCTGATACCCTTTATACCCGTTAATGCACCAGATTTTATAAAATATAACACCCCTAAAGCTGCAGAAGCACCTGTTGACAATATTGTGAAGAACATTAATGCAATTGAAATTGTTCAATTAGCTAAAGATAATATTAACAAGAATGCTTATGATAAAGAAATAGTGCTAGGGGATAAAACCAACTTTGATATTAACGTTTATGCTTCAATATGGCTATGCGGCGTGATGGTATATCTTATTTATATGTGTGCTGTTAATTATAAAATAAGAAAAATGATTGCAGAATCTAAACAAGATTTAGATTCTGATACTTTAAATGTATTTAATAAATGCAAACATAAGATGGGAATAAAAAAGGAAATCACTATTGCGTCTATTGAAGCTATTGAGCAGCCATGTATTTACGGCTTTTTCAAACCTGTTGTTTTATTATCGAATAAATGTCTGGTAAAATTATCTCTTAGTCAAAAAGAATATATCTGTATACATGAGCTGTCACATTATTTAAGAAAGGATAATTTGACTAATTGGCTGTTAATTGCTCTGAGAATAGTATATTGGTTTAATCCAATTATCGGATATGCAATTAATAGAATGAAAGAAGACTGTGAATTAGTCTGTGATGCTCTAACATTATCATATATTAATTATAATGAACATCAAAAATATGCAATGACAATAATAGATTTGTTAGATTCAGCGTTAAAAACTAGATATGTATTAACAACAGTGTCAATTATTAATGGAAGAAAGAGAATAGAAAGGAGAATTAACATGATCTATGATTTTAAAAATCCAACAAAATTAAAGAGATTTGCCAGTTGTCTAGTAGCTTTTTTAATAGCCGGCGTGAGTATCACAACAATATATGCTTTTAATAATGCTGAAAATAATTTTGAAGATGCAGTTGAAAGCAATATAACTAATGAGAGCAATGCTGATAAAAGCACCCAGGAAATGACTTTTACATGGCCTGTTCCGAGCTATAAAACAATTACATCAAATTATGGATTAAGATCCCGCTCGGTTTATTGTACAGAAGAAATCGATGGGAAAGAAAATATTGTATATGAAGAATGTGAAATTGGTAATATAAAAATATTGGCACCTAAAATAGAACAAGATACATTAGATAACAGAGTTGCTTTTCACAATGGGATCGACATACAAGCACCAATTGATGAAAAAATTGTTGCATCTGAAAACGGGACGATTTTATACAGCGGATTTGATAACGAATACGGCAAAACGATAATTATAAACCATGAAGAAGAAAACTACTCTATATATGCTCATTGCAATAAATTACTAGTAAAAGAGGGCGAAGTTATAACTAAGGGACAAGAAATAGCTAAGTCAGGATCTACAGGCCAATCTACAGGGCCTCATGTTCATTTCAGTATTGTTATGGATAATAAAATAAAGAATCCAATGGAATATTTGAATGTTGAAAATCTTTCTGAAGAGAATTAA
- the gltS gene encoding sodium/glutamate symporter: MKFELIEGLISISVDSTVTLAFAAALLLLGYFVKNKVKLLDKYCIPAPVIGGFIFMFITWLGHLTGTFAFSFDNMFQNAFMLAFFTTVGLGASYKLLVKGGKLLVVYWLIAGVVSILQNTMGIAISKVIGLEAPYALLSSAISMIGGHGAALSYGNTFSEMGYEAAPLVGAAAATFGLISAVLIGGPLGRRLIVKYNLKPEDDSSFDTSVTDINASSGNKLSSLDIIKNVAAILVCMAFGSIIAGWISKLINMGFPTYVGAMFVAVILRNINEKANLYRFDFTLVDEIGNVMLNLYLSLALMTLKLWELSGLIGGVFVVVFSQVLLVSLFGYFVVFRILGKNYDAAVMVSGLAGHGLGATPSAIVNMTAVNEKYGMSRKAMMIVPIVGAFLVDIIYQPQTIWFIKTFVENLM; this comes from the coding sequence ATGAAGTTTGAATTAATTGAAGGACTTATATCAATTAGCGTTGATTCAACAGTTACTTTGGCATTTGCTGCGGCATTATTACTTTTGGGATATTTTGTCAAGAATAAAGTTAAATTATTAGACAAATACTGTATCCCGGCACCTGTAATCGGTGGATTCATATTTATGTTTATTACGTGGCTTGGACATTTGACCGGAACTTTTGCTTTTAGCTTTGACAACATGTTCCAAAATGCATTTATGTTAGCTTTCTTTACAACAGTAGGTCTTGGAGCAAGCTATAAGCTGCTTGTTAAGGGCGGTAAATTACTTGTTGTGTACTGGCTTATTGCAGGTGTGGTTTCAATATTGCAAAATACAATGGGCATTGCTATATCCAAGGTAATTGGTTTGGAAGCTCCGTATGCTTTGTTATCCAGTGCTATTTCTATGATCGGGGGACACGGAGCAGCGCTTTCTTACGGAAATACATTTTCTGAAATGGGATATGAAGCTGCGCCGCTGGTAGGAGCTGCAGCAGCAACTTTCGGTCTGATATCAGCAGTCCTTATAGGTGGGCCGCTGGGTAGAAGACTTATTGTTAAGTATAACCTTAAGCCTGAGGATGATTCAAGTTTCGATACCTCTGTTACAGATATAAATGCAAGTTCTGGGAATAAACTTAGTTCACTTGATATAATTAAAAATGTGGCAGCTATTTTAGTCTGCATGGCATTTGGTTCTATTATTGCCGGTTGGATAAGTAAATTGATAAACATGGGATTCCCAACATATGTAGGTGCAATGTTTGTAGCCGTAATTCTTAGAAATATTAACGAAAAAGCAAATTTATATAGATTCGACTTTACTCTGGTTGATGAAATTGGAAATGTAATGCTTAACTTATACTTATCACTGGCATTAATGACTTTAAAGCTCTGGGAGCTATCAGGATTGATAGGCGGAGTATTTGTAGTTGTATTCTCACAAGTACTGCTTGTATCGCTGTTTGGATATTTCGTAGTATTCAGAATCCTTGGGAAGAACTACGATGCTGCAGTTATGGTATCAGGTCTTGCTGGACACGGATTAGGAGCTACTCCTTCAGCAATAGTTAATATGACAGCTGTTAATGAGAAATACGGTATGAGCAGAAAGGCAATGATGATTGTTCCAATAGTCGGAGCATTCTTAGTAGATATAATTTATCAGCCACAAACAATTTGGTTTATTAAAACCTTTGTGGAAAATTTAATGTAA
- a CDS encoding LytTR family DNA-binding domain-containing protein yields the protein MINILIADDEEHVREELTYIVSKIQDFNVMPPVNNGTQVLKMLTNNKPDVLLLDIEMPGMDGIEIGKIIKEMQDPPYIVYVTAYDNYALDAFKVNAVGYILKPISEKDVRKKLDLVKRMIQTVEAKEHESNTESANNNRIAYKIDEKYIFFEQSDLMFAYAKDREVFLRIKEKDYLYNQSLTKLESKLDPSKFFRCHRNYIVNINEITEVTAWFNGAYLIKIQDMNITVSRNRVKELKRILDF from the coding sequence ATGATTAATATCTTGATAGCTGATGACGAAGAGCATGTACGTGAAGAACTAACTTACATTGTCTCAAAAATTCAAGACTTTAACGTTATGCCGCCTGTTAACAATGGAACTCAGGTGTTGAAAATGCTCACTAATAACAAACCAGATGTTCTTTTGTTGGATATAGAGATGCCAGGTATGGACGGTATTGAAATTGGAAAGATTATTAAGGAGATGCAAGACCCGCCATACATAGTTTATGTTACAGCATATGACAATTATGCATTAGATGCTTTCAAGGTTAATGCGGTTGGCTACATCCTCAAACCAATTTCAGAAAAAGATGTAAGAAAAAAACTTGACCTTGTAAAAAGGATGATTCAAACGGTGGAAGCCAAGGAGCATGAATCTAATACAGAATCCGCAAATAATAACAGGATTGCATATAAAATTGATGAAAAATATATTTTTTTCGAACAGTCGGATTTGATGTTTGCATACGCAAAAGATAGAGAGGTATTTTTGCGTATAAAGGAAAAGGATTACCTGTATAATCAATCTCTTACAAAGTTAGAGAGCAAGCTTGACCCTTCAAAATTTTTCAGATGCCATAGAAATTATATTGTTAATATAAATGAAATTACGGAAGTGACGGCATGGTTTAATGGTGCATATCTAATAAAGATACAAGATATGAATATTACTGTAAGCCGGAATAGGGTTAAAGAATTAAAAAGAATACTTGATTTTTAA
- a CDS encoding AraC family transcriptional regulator, giving the protein MDNNKQVIKFLIDYIEEHITEGINLESLAYAVGYSQYHLHRMFTGLVGITLHQYIKRRQLTEAAKKLIFTDKQIIQIALDAGYESQQAFTLAFKSMYKQTPQKYRRKNQFNPIQLKFEVSGNLKNLKGDRIMDIEMITKEETYLVGFKANTKKGFFVIPRLWNKLHKEKSRIKNRIDLDFVVGVNDYSNNSMFKEENLAFDYYAAVEVSEPEGVALDMSVLEIPAGKYVVFIYKGKVKDSMQSVMDYIYKEWIPQSNCQLNDKARVDFIRYGEKMDEKGNSRIEVWVPIIS; this is encoded by the coding sequence ATGGATAATAATAAACAGGTGATCAAATTTTTAATTGACTATATAGAAGAACATATTACCGAAGGAATAAACTTGGAAAGTCTTGCGTATGCAGTGGGATATTCGCAATATCATTTGCATCGTATGTTTACAGGGTTAGTTGGTATAACACTACACCAATATATTAAACGCAGACAATTAACAGAAGCAGCAAAAAAATTGATTTTTACAGATAAACAGATAATTCAAATTGCCTTGGATGCTGGGTATGAATCGCAACAGGCATTTACGCTTGCATTCAAAAGTATGTATAAACAGACTCCGCAAAAATATCGTCGCAAAAACCAGTTTAATCCGATTCAGTTGAAATTTGAAGTGAGTGGAAACCTTAAAAATTTAAAGGGAGACCGAATTATGGATATTGAAATGATTACAAAAGAAGAAACTTATCTTGTGGGATTTAAGGCAAATACAAAAAAAGGCTTTTTTGTGATTCCGAGACTATGGAACAAGTTGCACAAAGAAAAGAGTAGGATTAAAAATAGGATAGATTTAGATTTTGTTGTGGGGGTCAACGACTATTCTAACAATTCCATGTTTAAAGAGGAGAATCTAGCTTTTGATTATTACGCTGCAGTGGAGGTAAGTGAGCCCGAAGGAGTAGCTTTGGATATGAGTGTGTTGGAAATACCGGCAGGCAAATATGTTGTTTTTATCTATAAGGGAAAAGTAAAGGATTCTATGCAGTCAGTCATGGACTACATTTATAAGGAATGGATTCCACAGTCGAATTGCCAACTCAATGATAAAGCGCGAGTGGATTTCATTCGATATGGTGAAAAAATGGATGAGAAAGGGAATAGTAGAATTGAGGTATGGGTTCCAATCATTTCGTAG
- a CDS encoding tripartite tricarboxylate transporter permease: MTSNIIMDVMIQLLEPTTIIGLITGVVAGMIVGALPGLSATMAVALLIPLTFSMGAVPGLVMLTAIYTSAIYGGSISAILLHTPGTPSSAATALDGYQLTKQGRGLEAIGVSTVSSMIGGVVSGFALLFLAPPLSLVSLKFSNPEYFLIAVFGLTIIASLATDSIVKGLLSGVFGLIIGLIGTDMLTGFPRFTFGLTNLESGIALVPAMIGLFSLSQVLTQLEVIKDKKKVKIGEIEGKVLPSWKTLKQILPTIGISSLIGLFVGMLPGAGGDIASWVGYNEAKRLSKNPEKFGKGCIEGVAAPEAANNAVTGGALIPLLVLGIPGSAVAAVLLGGLMIQGLVPGRELFTTHATITYSVIIGLIFANILMGILGLLSAKHIVKVTNVPLVILLPSIVIFSIVGSYAINNRMFDVYVMLVFGLIGYAMKKTGFHPAPVVLAMILGPLAESSLRRSMVMAKGSLIPYLLGRPICVVLMLMIVLAVVSPVIANHRKREKIKNGFITGEAEEDNYQGAENE; the protein is encoded by the coding sequence ATGACGTCTAATATAATTATGGATGTAATGATACAACTATTAGAACCAACTACAATTATAGGATTGATCACAGGAGTTGTTGCAGGTATGATTGTAGGAGCACTGCCCGGACTAAGTGCTACTATGGCTGTAGCTCTGCTGATTCCTCTGACTTTTAGCATGGGAGCCGTTCCGGGACTTGTTATGCTGACAGCCATATATACTTCGGCAATATACGGCGGATCTATATCAGCTATTTTGCTTCATACACCGGGAACACCTTCTTCGGCTGCCACGGCACTTGACGGCTATCAACTGACAAAGCAGGGAAGAGGATTGGAAGCTATAGGTGTTTCTACTGTTTCTTCTATGATAGGAGGTGTTGTAAGTGGATTTGCATTATTGTTTTTAGCTCCTCCGTTGTCTTTGGTTTCATTAAAATTCAGTAATCCCGAATATTTCCTTATAGCTGTCTTTGGGCTGACAATCATTGCCAGTCTGGCTACAGATTCAATAGTGAAAGGGCTTTTATCAGGTGTTTTTGGACTCATAATAGGTTTGATAGGAACGGATATGCTGACCGGATTTCCCCGTTTTACATTTGGATTAACAAATCTTGAGTCAGGCATAGCTCTTGTTCCGGCAATGATAGGTCTCTTTTCCCTTTCACAGGTGTTGACACAGCTTGAAGTAATCAAAGATAAGAAAAAGGTGAAGATAGGTGAAATAGAGGGAAAGGTACTTCCTTCGTGGAAAACTCTCAAACAGATACTTCCAACAATAGGTATTTCCTCACTGATTGGATTATTCGTAGGAATGTTGCCTGGAGCAGGTGGAGATATTGCATCATGGGTCGGATACAATGAAGCAAAAAGACTGTCAAAGAATCCGGAAAAGTTTGGTAAGGGGTGCATTGAAGGTGTTGCGGCTCCAGAAGCTGCAAACAATGCAGTTACCGGTGGAGCACTTATTCCTCTGCTTGTTTTGGGAATACCGGGAAGTGCTGTTGCGGCAGTTCTTCTTGGCGGCCTGATGATTCAAGGCCTCGTGCCTGGCAGAGAACTCTTCACGACGCATGCCACTATAACTTACTCAGTAATTATTGGATTAATATTTGCAAACATCCTAATGGGAATTCTGGGACTTTTATCAGCTAAGCATATAGTTAAGGTTACAAATGTACCTTTGGTAATACTGCTTCCAAGTATAGTTATTTTCTCCATTGTTGGTTCATACGCAATCAATAACCGCATGTTTGATGTATACGTAATGTTGGTGTTTGGTCTAATAGGTTATGCTATGAAGAAAACAGGATTTCATCCTGCACCTGTAGTGTTGGCTATGATTTTAGGCCCATTGGCTGAAAGCAGTTTGAGAAGAAGCATGGTTATGGCAAAGGGATCCCTAATACCTTATTTGCTGGGAAGACCAATTTGTGTTGTACTAATGTTGATGATCGTGTTGGCTGTAGTTTCGCCAGTCATTGCAAATCATAGAAAAAGGGAAAAAATAAAAAATGGCTTTATTACCGGTGAAGCGGAAGAGGATAATTATCAAGGAGCCGAAAATGAATAA
- a CDS encoding histidine kinase has translation MERIIENLMIVALISLAAYPIIKLKSFKRTILKIAATKEKALIGVFFGGLTMLGTVTAMEVFSGIKIHSSFIGPLAGGMIGGVMVGAISGIIGALFRLTVENATIAPDALTILLAGLAGGLFFEVHKKRKVKLYMVYLWALSIELINLFMILFSLQPRILSGVYFSMVGINLIIINPIGAVMLISLIKDIQYNQNLTGANYAEKSLEIAKRTLIFLKEGCTKESMEKIAQIIYDYVGIPAVALVSVSGEVTYTGHKFSTDSHIVSSQWDKGSEINHYQDFSIIRAPLWLNDEITGELHFYKPTNEIVPTDIKMIEGIAGLLSLQIQNSIIYDQEKLLIKSEYNALKAQVNPHFLYNTLNVIKTMVRMNPKKAQDLIIDLADFYRRSLSERGDMIPFIEELKLIKSYMDLQEARFGDRINLSINVQEEVYDVLFPTFAIQPLVENSIIHGMMESENHMLEIKISAKIAAERLIVNVTDNGRGFNSEIIGNFREHMITKDARIGLNNINSRLKSIYGNGYIFDISNNNGANVVIEIPIHTVGEEAKND, from the coding sequence GTGGAAAGAATTATTGAAAACTTAATGATAGTAGCATTGATTTCATTAGCTGCATATCCAATAATCAAGTTGAAAAGTTTTAAGCGTACAATTCTGAAAATAGCTGCCACAAAAGAAAAGGCATTAATAGGTGTTTTCTTCGGTGGGTTAACCATGCTTGGAACGGTAACTGCAATGGAAGTCTTTAGCGGTATTAAAATTCATAGCAGCTTCATAGGGCCTTTGGCAGGTGGAATGATTGGCGGCGTAATGGTAGGGGCTATTTCCGGTATCATCGGAGCTTTGTTTCGCCTGACCGTTGAGAATGCTACTATTGCACCTGATGCTTTGACAATTCTGTTGGCTGGGTTGGCAGGAGGACTTTTCTTTGAAGTGCATAAAAAAAGGAAAGTAAAACTATATATGGTTTATTTATGGGCCTTGTCAATAGAATTGATAAATCTTTTTATGATTCTTTTTTCTTTGCAGCCCAGAATACTATCTGGTGTGTATTTTTCAATGGTAGGTATAAATTTGATTATCATTAACCCAATCGGTGCTGTGATGTTGATATCATTAATCAAGGACATTCAGTACAACCAGAACCTAACAGGTGCCAACTATGCTGAAAAATCCTTGGAAATAGCAAAGCGTACTTTGATATTTTTGAAGGAAGGATGCACAAAAGAAAGCATGGAGAAGATTGCTCAGATTATATATGACTATGTTGGCATACCAGCTGTAGCTCTTGTAAGTGTCAGCGGTGAAGTTACATATACAGGACATAAGTTTTCTACCGATAGTCATATTGTTTCAAGTCAATGGGACAAGGGGTCGGAAATCAATCATTACCAGGATTTTTCAATTATTAGGGCTCCTTTGTGGCTCAATGACGAAATAACAGGAGAATTACATTTTTATAAGCCTACTAATGAAATCGTACCGACAGATATTAAAATGATAGAAGGTATCGCTGGGTTGCTGAGCCTTCAGATTCAGAACTCAATAATATACGATCAGGAAAAGCTTTTGATTAAGTCAGAGTACAATGCATTGAAAGCTCAAGTAAATCCTCATTTTCTATACAATACTCTTAATGTTATTAAAACCATGGTGCGAATGAACCCGAAAAAAGCCCAAGATCTTATAATCGATCTGGCTGATTTTTATCGAAGAAGTCTTAGTGAGCGAGGGGATATGATTCCTTTTATTGAAGAACTGAAGCTTATTAAATCATATATGGATTTACAGGAAGCTAGATTTGGAGATAGAATTAATTTATCTATAAATGTACAGGAAGAAGTATATGATGTTTTATTCCCTACTTTTGCAATACAGCCTCTTGTGGAAAATTCAATAATTCATGGTATGATGGAGAGCGAGAATCATATGCTTGAGATTAAAATCTCAGCAAAAATTGCAGCAGAACGTCTTATTGTAAACGTTACGGACAATGGACGGGGATTTAACAGTGAAATTATAGGGAATTTTAGAGAACATATGATAACAAAAGATGCAAGAATTGGATTGAACAATATTAATTCGAGATTGAAAAGTATATATGGTAATGGCTATATATTTGATATTTCAAATAATAACGGTGCAAATGTCGTTATTGAAATTCCTATTCATACAGTAGGGGAGGAGGCCAAAAATGATTAA
- a CDS encoding tripartite tricarboxylate transporter substrate binding protein, with amino-acid sequence MKRFISILLVLMLTLFVVGCGANDGGADVETSGDAEGTVEEGYPNKPINVIVSFSAGGNTDIAARILLPYVEAELGVPLNVINKPGGGGWTGWTEFLNAEKDGYTIGYINTPNLMTGYLNPEFGRDNSLDDFELISNHVLDYGAIAVRADDERFETIEDLIAYAKENDVTATTTGYAGDDHIAQLRINDAVGTNFVPVHQGGTSEMLAAVIGGHVDVYFDNVGSVATAVKNGELRALAVMAPDRSQFLPDVPTLNEAGLPEIVTFSARGLSFAKGVDEEKVKIVIDAFEKALNNPEQIKKIEELGYMVYPISGDEYREFLEEDEKNIIEIKDVLEW; translated from the coding sequence ATGAAAAGGTTTATTTCAATTTTATTAGTTTTGATGCTTACGTTGTTTGTTGTTGGCTGCGGAGCAAACGATGGAGGTGCAGATGTTGAAACTTCTGGCGATGCTGAAGGCACTGTTGAGGAGGGCTACCCAAACAAGCCGATTAACGTTATTGTATCTTTCTCGGCGGGAGGTAATACAGATATAGCTGCAAGAATTTTATTGCCATATGTTGAAGCTGAACTTGGAGTGCCATTGAATGTTATCAATAAGCCTGGTGGCGGAGGCTGGACAGGATGGACAGAGTTTTTAAATGCTGAAAAAGATGGATATACTATCGGGTATATAAACACTCCAAACCTGATGACTGGTTATTTGAACCCTGAATTTGGAAGAGATAACAGCCTTGATGATTTTGAACTTATTTCTAATCATGTATTGGATTATGGAGCAATTGCAGTTAGAGCTGATGATGAAAGATTTGAAACTATTGAGGATTTAATTGCTTATGCAAAAGAAAATGATGTAACTGCAACTACGACAGGTTATGCAGGGGATGACCACATTGCACAACTTAGAATTAACGATGCAGTTGGAACGAACTTTGTACCGGTTCATCAAGGTGGGACAAGCGAGATGCTTGCGGCAGTTATAGGCGGTCACGTGGATGTATATTTTGATAATGTAGGAAGTGTAGCAACAGCTGTCAAGAACGGTGAACTTCGCGCGTTGGCTGTAATGGCGCCTGACAGAAGTCAATTTTTGCCTGATGTTCCAACTTTAAATGAGGCAGGATTGCCTGAGATTGTAACATTTTCTGCTAGAGGATTATCTTTTGCAAAGGGTGTAGATGAAGAAAAAGTTAAAATTGTAATAGATGCTTTTGAAAAAGCTTTAAACAATCCTGAACAAATTAAGAAAATTGAAGAATTGGGATATATGGTATATCCGATTTCAGGAGATGAGTATCGAGAGTTTTTAGAGGAAGACGAGAAAAATATCATCGAAATAAAAGATGTACTTGAGTGGTAA
- a CDS encoding RraA family protein produces MNNVGNQIIMEFQRPPKELVEAFRGIPVANIGDCMNRLSAIDADINSMNGLSLCGTAYTIRVPAGDNLYFHKAMDLAKPGDIIVIDAGGGKERAILGELMASYCRSRGIAGIVVDGCVRDADAIGKMDFPVFSRGCTPNGPYKNGPGEINVPVVVGGKIINPGDIVVGDRDGVIAINPSEAPAILKAVKQLEEKEAKLLELIQNDGIYDRPWVDEKLKEIGCNYK; encoded by the coding sequence ATGAATAATGTAGGGAATCAAATAATTATGGAGTTTCAGCGCCCGCCAAAAGAGTTGGTAGAAGCATTTCGAGGAATTCCTGTGGCTAATATTGGAGATTGTATGAATCGACTTTCTGCCATTGACGCTGACATTAATTCAATGAATGGATTAAGCCTTTGCGGTACGGCTTATACGATACGTGTGCCGGCAGGTGACAATTTGTACTTTCACAAAGCGATGGACCTTGCCAAACCAGGTGATATTATCGTTATTGATGCCGGCGGTGGCAAAGAGCGCGCAATTCTAGGTGAATTGATGGCATCATATTGCCGAAGCAGAGGTATTGCGGGGATTGTGGTGGATGGTTGCGTCAGAGATGCAGATGCTATTGGAAAGATGGATTTCCCTGTTTTTTCAAGAGGCTGTACGCCTAATGGACCTTATAAAAATGGCCCGGGGGAGATTAATGTTCCGGTAGTAGTAGGCGGGAAAATTATTAATCCAGGGGACATAGTTGTTGGAGATAGAGACGGGGTGATTGCAATAAACCCTTCAGAAGCGCCGGCTATTCTAAAAGCGGTAAAACAACTGGAGGAAAAAGAAGCGAAATTGCTGGAATTGATACAAAATGACGGTATTTACGACCGTCCTTGGGTAGATGAAAAGCTTAAAGAAATAGGCTGCAATTATAAATAG
- a CDS encoding tripartite tricarboxylate transporter TctB family protein: MKNRIDFFSGLAIIAFSILLFSMTGNLPAQSSLFPKALSVLFGVLGLMLVFNGRKINNSEEKNPSFGNKEMWIGLGLIITYIVLMNVTGFFTATALFIIAFMLVNKVRSVIKIGVTVVALNIFIYFIFVAQLNVPLPQGLLF; encoded by the coding sequence ATGAAGAATAGGATAGATTTTTTTTCAGGGCTTGCAATTATAGCATTTTCCATTTTGCTTTTCAGTATGACGGGAAATTTGCCAGCTCAAAGTTCATTATTTCCTAAAGCATTATCAGTTTTGTTCGGAGTGCTAGGATTGATGCTAGTATTTAATGGAAGGAAGATTAATAATAGCGAGGAAAAAAATCCTTCGTTTGGCAATAAAGAAATGTGGATAGGCTTAGGGTTGATAATTACTTATATAGTTTTAATGAATGTTACTGGTTTTTTTACGGCTACGGCGTTATTCATAATAGCATTCATGCTTGTAAACAAAGTGCGGTCTGTAATTAAAATTGGAGTTACTGTAGTAGCCTTAAACATTTTTATATATTTCATTTTTGTTGCTCAGCTCAATGTGCCTTTGCCGCAAGGATTGCTATTTTAA
- a CDS encoding BlaI/MecI/CopY family transcriptional regulator produces the protein MNKQINISDSEWKVMCVLWEKHPLMSSQIIQRLEANNWKPNTIHTLLSRLENKKIIGVEKKSRFKEYYPLVSREECQIIETKSFIKKVYDGSIKMFLSSYINQDNLSQDDIEYLKKLIEEKELNRSKKND, from the coding sequence ATGAATAAGCAAATAAATATATCTGATTCAGAATGGAAGGTTATGTGTGTGCTTTGGGAGAAACATCCACTGATGTCCAGCCAAATAATTCAAAGACTAGAAGCGAATAATTGGAAACCTAACACAATTCATACGCTTCTAAGCAGATTGGAGAACAAAAAGATCATAGGGGTAGAAAAAAAATCGAGATTTAAGGAATACTATCCCCTTGTGTCCAGAGAAGAATGCCAGATTATAGAAACAAAATCTTTTATAAAAAAAGTATACGACGGGTCAATTAAGATGTTTTTATCAAGCTATATTAATCAGGATAATTTATCACAAGATGATATAGAGTACTTAAAAAAATTAATTGAAGAAAAAGAACTAAATAGGAGCAAGAAAAATGATTAA